CAaccggtgcaattctattgctgggagacccaggtagaggacattgcagtagtctatgcgtgatgatacaagtgcatgtatgactgtaggtagatcttctgagggaaataagtgctggagtctggctatgttcctcagatgaggatctgattgtggctgatacctgatgtctaagtgtcactccaccatccaggacaccaagattctgcacaggatcagcattttgtaactcggaACCCACaagtgtaagtctggttggtaacaaagcagagctgtagccctgccctttgttggtgagcttctaccatatggacctgtttcaccaggactcagtcacagccaactggcatcacccacacctggatctCAGCtacacaaccatttaggattggtactgggttctcagtacccgaagcaagagacaggtcatctgcatagcagtagtagatgagggcatgacatctgattatttcacccagtggtagcatgtatattgcaaaaagcattggagataggataagaaccttaaagaacaatgcatggcaattaGTATACTCCAGAAGACTAAAATGGTTCCTCATCTGAGTGATGTCCATTGCgtgcaacaagagcggatttatttctcagaCCATGGAAGTGgcttctcacttgtgtgacttcgctgatgtgtaacaagatgtgatttgtgggcAAAggttttcccgcactcagagcaagaaaatggcctctcacctgtgtgacttctgtgatgtctagcaagttgtgatttctgtgcaaaacatttcccgcattcagagcaaaaaaatggcttctcacctgtgtgacttctcttatgtataacaagatctgatttgtgtgcaaaatatttcccacactcagaacatggaaatggcctctcacctgtgtgacttctctgatgtataacaagttgtgatttccggataaaacatttcccgcactcagagcaagaaaatggcttctcacctgtgtgacttctgtgatgcataacaagatctgatttgcgtgcaaaacatttcccacactcagaacatggaaatggcttctcacctgtgtgacttctttgatgtgtaacaagttttgatttctggataaaacatttctcGCActtagagcaagaaaatggcttctcacctgtgtgacttctgtaatgtataacgagacctgatttgtgtgcaaaacatttcccacactcaggacatggaaatgacttctcacctgtgtgacttcgctgatgtgcaacaagttgtgatttccaggtaaaacattttccacactcagaacatggaaatggcctctcccctgccctacctgtctgatgggtaataagctttgtgttctgtgtaaaacatttggcatctataaaacagagaaacactgtatctactgtcagagctgtaacagatgcaccaatatcaaagTGAATAGGAGAACatatcccaggatcagggggatcaactgatagagctggatgtataattggggtaatggggttagctcctggagaatcctgtatactgtcattatcttttattttacaatccggggataacattagatgtccttctgagatattcctgcttgtgtgtccatctgctggaaataaaatacattatggaaatgtgacattttctgtaacaatattaatcttgtaaacaataggagaagacgactctctgggacacttaattgtaaatgtgtgtgtataataaaacataacttttaatgaaggctttataatattgtgtctcagactatcattgtgtccaccctcctgagaacatcacaataacaaatgtaatattataataagacttagatatatctctctcttgtactggtaactaaccatgaagtataaatggagatgtagtcactcgccaagtcctatgtcagcaccaatgtaaaacaatggatggggaacatatagtatgaattggagattctagatgaacaataacatcagtcatatgagctgatggatcagagaaaagtctcctaacgttactcctggaagcattggtaaggtagcattcctttatgtgtgtgctcatacgcttgtAAGCCTATacaagtgttactcacccttatataaggtatattgctacagcagagtaggtgtggaacaagatactttacatgcaatacaccatataataccctgtattcatcatcatcatcatctgctaggttataatccacttttacacccccatcatcagtgtcttacctctattcccttaatagtaataaggatgatgtgtgtacggtaactatgatacagagaattacatatcagaatctatacagccatacttctgcttctcatacgtgtgctactggcagcagtgaacatctgagtgagagtgcagggaagacagcagagtctgatgagaaagagattggatctgcctttgcagggatgtaccacacctgtcacccctgttagtatataaaataatacataagagggagcgtggtccatccagacgtacTTTCTGGAGCTCGACTCACTAAGTGGCTTTTTATCTACCCTACATGATAACTCTCAGCTGCCGCTtgcaccaagacccaatctattaagttccccgctcctactgccctaaagccgcgCGCTCTGCTCTCTTTGGACACTGTTCAAATTCTGGGGCTAAGtttgcccagtctttcctgcacgctccggacaCCTGACTTGGAGTCGCTTTTGCCTCAGGAGGGAGCAAATGCTCTCTCGCAACTGCTGGGGAAAGAACGGGCTGCCCGCAGTCACCGGAGCCCAGCGGTGATATTAGGAAGTgagatggctgccattttggatcctggtgcccggccatcgcatgctttgccttcaattaggtttaaataagaatttacttaccgataattctatttctcggagtccgtagtggatgctggggttcctgaaaggaccatggggaatagcggctccgcaggagacagggcacaaaagtaaagcttttacaggtcaggtggtgtgtactggctcctccccctatgaccctcctccagactccagttaggtactgtgcccggacgagcgtacacaataagggaggattttgaatcccgggtaagactcataccagccacaccaatcacaccgtacaacttgtgatctaaaccaggttaacagtatgataacagaggagcctctgaaagatggcttcctaaacaataacccgaattagttaacaataactatgtacaagtattgcagataatccgcacttgggatgggcgcccagcatccactacggactccgagaaatagaattatcggtaagtaaattcttattttctctatcgtcctaagtggatgctggggttcctgaaaggaccatggggattataccaaagctcccaaacgggcgggagagtgcggatgactctgcagcaccgaatgagagaactccaggtcctcctttgccagggtatcaaatttgtaaaaatttacaaacgtgttctcccctgaccacgtagctgctcggcagagttgtaatgccgagacccctcgggcagccgcccaagatgagcccaccttccttgcggaatgggccttaacagatttaggctgtggcaggcctgccacagaatgtacaagttgaattttgttacaaatccaacgagcaatcgactgcttagaagcaggtgcacccaacttgttgggtgcatacagtataaacagcgagtcagattttctgactccagccgtcctttaaatgtatatttttaaggctctgacaacgtccaacaacttggagtccttcaagtcgtctgtagccgcaggcactacaataggctggttcaggtgaaacgctgataccaccttagggagaaaatgcggacgcgtccgcagctctgccctatgtcgaatggaaaattaaataagggcttttataaaacaaagccgccagttcagatactctcccggccgaagccagggccagtaacatagtcactttccatgtgagatatttcaaatccacattctttagtggttcaaaccaattggatttgaggaaatctaaaactacatttagatcccacggtgccaccttaggcaccacaggaggctgtatatgcagtactcctttgataaaaatctggacctcagggactgaggccaattctttttggaagaatattgatagggccgaaatttgaaccttaatagatcccaatttgagacccatagacaatcctgattgcaggaaatgtaggaaaacgacccagttgaaattcctccatcggagcactccgctgctcgcaccacgcaacatattttcgccaaatacggcgataatgcttcgcggtgacttccttccttgcctttatcaaggtaggaatgacttcttctggaatgccttttccttttaggatctggcattcaaacgccatgccgtcaaacgcagccgcggtaagtcttgaaaaagacaaggaccctgctgaagcaggtcccttctcagaagtagaggccacggatcgtccgtgaccatctcttgaagttccgggtaccaagtccttcttggccaatccggagccactagtcttactcctctttgccgtataatcctcaatacctttggtatgagaggcagaggaggaaacacatatacggactggtacacccaaagtgttaccaacgcgtccacagctattgcctgcggatctcttgacctggcgcaataactgtccagtgtcttgttgaggcaagacgccatcatgtccaccattggttttacccaacggtttaatagcatgtggaaaacttctggatgaagtacccactctcccgggtgaaggtcgtgtctgctgaggaagtctgcttcccagttgtccacgcccgggatgaatactgctgacagtgctatcacgtgattctccgcccagcgaaggatcctggcagcttctgccattctgtttcttgtgccgccctgtctgtttacatgggcgactgccgtgatgttgtccgactggatcaacaccggtcttccttgaagcagaggttccgcctggcttagagcattgtagattgctcttagttccagaatgcttatgtgaagagactttttcaggctcgaccacactccctggaaatttcttccctgtgtgactgctccccagcctctcaggctggcatccgtggtcaccaggatccaatcctgcatgccgaatctgcggccctccaatagatgagcctcctgcaaccaccacagaagggatacccttgtcctcggcgacagggttatccgcaggtgcatctgaagatgcgaccctgaccatttgtccaacagatccctttgcatggaatctgccgaaagggattgcttcgtaagaagctaccattttttcccaggactcttgtgcattgatgtacagacacctttcctggttttaggaggttcctgaccaggtcagataactccttggctttttcttcgggaagaaaaacctttttctgaactgtgtccagaatcatccccaggaacagcagacgagttgtcggcattaattgggattttggaatattcagaatccatccgtgctgctttagcacctcttgagatagtgctaaacccatctctagctgttctctggaccttgtccttattaggagatcgtccaagtatgggataattaatacgccttttcttcgaagaagaaatattatctcggccattacctttgtaaagacccgaggtgccgtggacaaaccaaacggcagcgtctgaaactgatagtgacagttttgtacaacgaacctgaggtacccctggtgtgaggggtaattggaacgtggagatacgcatccttgatgtccaaggataccataaagtccccttcttccaggttcgctatcactgctctgagtgactccatcttgaacttgaacttctttatgtacaggttcaaggacttcagatttagaataggccttaccgagccatccggcttcggtaccacaaaaagagtggaataataccccttcccttgttgtagaagaggtaccttgactatcacctgctgagaatacagcttgtgaatggcttccaaaaccgtctccctttctgagggggacgttggtaaagccgacttcaggaaacggcgaggtggctctgtctctaatttcaacctgtacccctgagatattatctgcaggatccagggatttacctgcgagtgagcccactgcgcgctgtaatttttgagacgaccgcctaccgcccccaagtccgcttgcgaagccccagcgtcatgctgaggcttttgtagaagccggggagggcttctgttcctgggaaggagctgcctgttgctgtctcttccctcgtcctctgcctcgtggcagatatgaatagccctttgctctcttatttttaaaggaacgaaaaggctgcggttgaaaaatcggtgcctttttctgttggggagtgacttgaggtagaaaggtggatttcccggccgtagccgtggccaccaaatccgatagaccgaccccaaataactcctctacgcatcgcctgtccactgtcgtgtccataaagctcttctggccgaaatggacatagcacttacccgtgatgccagtgtgcagatatctctctgtgcatcacgcatataaagaaatgcatcctttatttgttctaacgacagtaaaatattgtccccgtccagggtatcaatattttcgatcagggactctgaccaaactaccccagcactgcacatccaggcagtcgcaatagctggtcgtagtataacacctgcatgtgtgtatatacctttttggatattttccatcctcctatctgatggatctttaagtgcggccgtctcaggagagggtaacgccacttgttttgataagcgtgttagcgctttgtccaccctaggaggtgtttcccagcgctccctaacctctggcgggaaagggtataaagccaataacttctttgaaattagcagttttttatcggggcaccccacgcttcatcacacacgtcatttaattcttctgattcggtaaaaactactggtagttttttcacaccccacataataccctgtttagtggtacctgtagtatcagctaaatgtaacatctcctttattgccaaaatcatataacgtgtggccctactggaaaatacggttgattcgtcaccttcaccaccggaatcagtgcctgtgtctgggtctgtgtcgaccgactgaggcaaggggcgttttacagcccctgacggtgtttgaggcgcctggacaagcactaattgagtgtccggccgcctcatgtcggcaaacgactgcttaagcgagttgacgctatcccgtaattccacaaataaaggcatccattctggtgtcgaccccctaggaggtgacatcctcatatttggcaattgctccgcctccacaccaataacgtcctcatacatgtcgacacacacgtaccgacacacagcagacacacagggaatgctctatacgaagacaggacccactagccctttggggagacagagggagagtctgccagcacacaccaaaaaacgctatatatgacagggatagccttatgattaagtgctcccttatagctgcttttatattgatatattgccatttattttgccccccctctctgttataccctgtttctgtagtgcagtgcaggggagagacctgggagccttcctgaccagcggagctgtgacagaaaatggcgccgtgtgctgaggagataggccccgccccttttccggcgggctcgtctcccgctatttagtacatttaggcaggggtaaatatctccatatagcctctggggctatatgtgaggtatttttagcctttttaaaggttttcatttgcctcccagggcgcccccctcccagcgccctgcaccctcagtgactgccgtgtgaagtgtgctgagaggaaaatggcgcacagctgcagtgctgtgcgctaccttaagaagactgcaggagtcttcagccgccgattctggacctcttcttgcttcagcatctgtgagggggccggcggcgtggctccggtgaccatccaggctgtacctgtgatcgtccctctggagcttcatgtccagtagccaagaagccaatccatcctgcacgcaggtgagttcacttcttctcccctctgtccctcgttgcagtgatcctgttgccagcaggaatcactgtaaaataaaaaaacctaagctaaactctctaagcagctctttatgagagccacctagaattgcacccttctcggccgggcacaaaaatctaactggagtctggaggagggtcatagggggaggagccagtacacaccacctgacctgtaaaagctttacttttgtgccctgtctcctgcggagccgctattccccatggtcctttcaggaaccccagcatccacttaggacgatagagaaaaattgatataagctgctacctgacggctggaccggggtaactacactaaattgaggcatttgcctggaggtgaaactaccgtctatttatatggtaccactataatctacttcctctcagtctacatgcagagcccagtatcaagtatcgtctgagtacagctcattacactctgattacaacctcacagtatattattttgtggatttatccactgaatatattttgccatttgtgtctctctgtgctgagtacttcacgtctgtgatcacgctgacctctagtggaatttctcggtcattactgtgttatttgagttgtatTACATCATGTTTACGTGAAACTTTGGTTCGGAtacccccgtcaccccgactaagaatgtcattttgaactgagtcatcttgatgtaacctcctgacagcgtactactgctccttttatttatagatcgtttgtattttcctatctctgagaggtcagtctctttgtagccggcttaccatgcctccaaaaaaggttaaaaggtaccaaatcggccccacctgtccatctctttggtacctcgaattcaggtggtctttctgagaccactacatcatctgcttcttcttgcacaacccagctgtaatggctgaagatgtcttaagacactctagatcaGAGATGGGCAATTATTTCAACTGGGGGggtcgcttaacacttccagcgaatattcgagggccacacacaaaatacacaaaaagagtcccctttgtacacattacagcagacagcatgcccttttttacacattatggcagacagcctttttacacattacggcagacctcgttcccctttttacacattacggcagatagcgtgcccttttttacacaatacggcagacagtccccctttttacacattacggcagacatcgtccccctttttacacattgcggcagaaaagaAATAAATAGAATTAtatttactgtctccgctggctcaggcgcagcttctgcagagatcccgggcaggagaggaggaggaggagggaggtggaggagggagccgcagcagcgctgcgtaattggtggaggcgctgctgctgtccccttgcttcaccataggctgttctccgccgctgtgaatgctgggatgcgcttcccagcattcacagcggcagagggcagcctatggtgaagcagagggacagcagcagcagcgcctctaccaattacacagcactgctgcggctccctccaccacctccctcctcctccctcgtTCCGCTGCACTcttctcctctcctcggcgggcgatttgactcattacatgctttgggcccctggacagtggcgggccccagtgtaaggcactggcggtagttccaccccgtagcagtccctacccctcttttcccccctccccaaaacctatatagcagtccctgcccccctcccctaaacctatattgcagtttttaactcccctcccctgaacctatatgtcagcttaagcactgatccgtttcaggggctggctggacagggggttaacCTGTTTTTCAcactggcagacgatccccgctgtccgatgatccgcgctgctgctgctggccggagtCAATGCTGCTGTGGCCTCTGCCCGCTCCTGCTCGCTGCTCCTACTCACTGGCTGCCGCTCCTAATCACTGGccaccgctcctgctcactgcctgCCCCCCATGCCACCCAGCGCATAACAGAGGAAAACCCGGTCagttgaccctgtgacgtgaccggaatttcctcagcggcgccacgTTTGGGAGCAgtgtagtgcaatgacaagcggctcagcctgtcgggccgcttgtcattgcactctgatggggcacagcgggccaggcaggatcggtccgtggGACGCATGTTGCCTACCCCTACTCTAGATGGTCCTCTTACTCttcgctctatacattctatgttatctacatttaaggactgaaataacctcagaacttaactgcAATATTCAAGCTATGAGGtccgatatcagtgagattggcactcgtacagactaagatgaaagagattgttgcgtctcacaaagatctgatttcagcacatgacacccttcaggaagacatgggccaatatttactaagaattcgagtttgtccgatttgttttttttttttcctaagtcccaatccgggaattcactaagcaccaatctcggcagtgtttggactattcgtaatggtttgatttgcaaagttccgaaatacgaatgaatagaccatcggtcaaacacggctgttatttcaatacaatacgggcattcgctattcattcgtatttgggtgttagtttctgagtgctcaagtgcgggtctattttttttcgattcgttaaaaaaagcagcaaaaaaatagacctgctttttccagtggagtttggataaccatgcatggatcagtgagatctgtgcatggttatctatgggaaagggtctgtttagtgtaaaagctgaaaaaaaaattgcgtggggtcccccctcctaagcataacaagcctcgggctctttgagccggtcctggttgaaaaactatggggggaaaaatgacaggggttcccccatatttaatcaaccagcaccgggctctgcacctggtcctggttccaaacatacgggggacaaaaagcgtaggggtctcccgtatttttgaaaccagcaccgggctccactagccaggtacataatgccacagccgggggacacttttatactggtccctgcggccccggcattacatacccaactagtcacccctggccggggtaccctggaggagtgggaaccccttaaatcaaggggtttccccctccaaacacccaagggccaggggtgaagcccgaggctgtcccccccatccaagggcggcggatggggggctgatagccttttgaaaaaatgtgaatattgtttttagtagcagtactacaagtcccagcaagcctcccccgcaagctggtacttggagaaccacaagtaccagcatgcggtggaaaaccgggcccgctggtacctgtagtactactagtaaaaaaataccccccaaaaaacaggacacacacacaccgtgaaagtataagtttattacatacatgcacacctccatacacacatacttacctatgttcccacgaggctcggtcctcttctccatgtagaatccttggggtacctgtgaaaaaaattatactcacataatccagtgtagattctgtcctttgtataatccacgtacttggcaaaataataaaatggaaacccgaccacgcactgaaaggggtttcatgtttacacatgggacccctttccccgactgccaggacccccccctgactcctgtcaaagggggtcccttcagccaatcagggagcgccacgtcgtggcactctcctgattggctgtgtgctcctgtagtgtctgtcaggctgcacacggcagagatacaatgtagcgcctatgcgctccattgtagccaatggtgggaactttgcggtcagcggtgaggttactttcggtcagcggtgaggttactttcggtctaaTTGaacgtaatggcgccggagctactgaatatatttatactggccacgtCTCCAAAACATGCTGTAACCTTATATGAATGCTTAGTTCAGCCCATCGCTGGCCAGTTTTACACAGGGGCTATAGCtggtccccccaggagggacccgtatgcctcacccatGTGACAGCCGCAACATGaacccgggggacccccctagcagagccagcacacccagttgaagaaatttaaagtgcactagctcctttggacccagtctatacccatcgtactaatgtgtccgcaatatcccttatagatgctagagaaataggggctgatgtctcctgatgtataagatacaccagagtgtgtggaggagactggtcagatctctgggctggtaacatacagtgacatgatgtgagggggagagcagtagtataataggggctgatgtctcctgatctatgagatacaccagagagtgtggggaggagactggtcagatctctgggctggtaacacacagtgacatgatgtgaggggggagcaggagtataataggggctgatggctcctgatgtatgagatacaccagagagtgtggggaggagactggtcagatctctgggctggtaacacacagtgccataatgtgagggggagagcaggagtattataGAGGTGATGGCTCCTAACGCcacactgggaaaatacatattgctcattagtttgtactgacaaaggagggtgtagtataagagattgctgtagtgactgaaggagaatatgtgactctattctgtaataagtgtttattactcacctgtgctgatatctgtagggatttcctcctccttacactgctg
The sequence above is drawn from the Pseudophryne corroboree isolate aPseCor3 chromosome 3 unlocalized genomic scaffold, aPseCor3.hap2 SUPER_3_unloc_52, whole genome shotgun sequence genome and encodes:
- the LOC134984423 gene encoding gastrula zinc finger protein XlCGF17.1-like produces the protein MKAEDTGGEEETYVRGDQQCKEEEIPTDISTDGHTSRNISEGHLMLSPDCKIKDNDSIQDSPGANPITPIIHPALSVDPPDPGICSPIHFDIGASVTALTVDTVFLCFIDAKCFTQNTKLITHQTGRAGERPFPCSECGKCFTWKSQLVAHQRSHTGEKSFPCPECGKCFAHKSGLVIHYRSHTGEKPFSCSKCEKCFIQKSKLVTHQRSHTGEKPFPCSECGKCFARKSDLVMHHRSHTGEKPFSCSECGKCFIRKSQLVIHQRSHTGERPFPCSECGKYFAHKSDLVIHKRSHTGEKPFFCSECGKCFAQKSQLARHHRSHTGERPFSCSECGKTFAHKSHLVTHQRSHTSEKPLPWSEK